A stretch of the Halorussus salinus genome encodes the following:
- a CDS encoding carboxypeptidase M32, whose translation MSSEAADEASDTYSEFLQQVQRLTNLQQAGRILGWDQEVMMPEGGTPARSKQRSALSTVTHELLTSDEMARQLDDLEAGELSDEEAAVVREVRRERDRAASVPQDLVEEISEVSSEAMPVWQEAKEEDDFSKFAPTLEKLVELKREYAEHIDPDRDPYEVLFEEYEPYLGVDTAERVLDRLRDELVPLVEAVRESDADLATDTFDGEFDTDTQEDLARDVLDTLGYDWDHGRLDTAPHPFSSGNQFDARVTTRFSPDEPLGALMATVHEFGHATYTLGLPREEYGTPLGESRDMTVHESQSRLWENHVGRSRAFWERFLPKVKDRFPEKLADASVDDVYEAANEVYEDNLIRVEADELTYHMHIIVRFEIERDLIRGDLDVEDVPEVWNDKYEEYLGVRPDSDAEGCLQDIHWSHGDFGYFPTYSLGSVLASQLYASADDEIENLDEKIAEGDFEDLHDWLTENVHQHGSRYTTDELIRQATGEEYTADYFLDYVKSKYGELYELDDYQ comes from the coding sequence ATGTCAAGCGAAGCCGCCGACGAGGCGTCCGACACGTACTCGGAGTTCCTTCAGCAGGTGCAGCGTCTGACGAATCTCCAGCAGGCCGGGCGGATACTCGGGTGGGACCAAGAGGTCATGATGCCCGAGGGCGGCACGCCCGCCCGGTCGAAACAGCGCTCGGCGCTCTCGACCGTGACCCACGAACTGCTCACGTCCGACGAGATGGCCCGGCAGTTGGACGACCTCGAAGCCGGTGAGCTGTCCGACGAGGAGGCCGCGGTCGTCCGCGAGGTCCGGCGCGAGCGCGACCGGGCCGCCAGCGTGCCCCAAGACCTCGTCGAGGAGATTTCGGAGGTCTCGTCGGAGGCGATGCCGGTCTGGCAGGAGGCCAAAGAGGAAGACGACTTCTCGAAGTTCGCGCCGACGCTCGAAAAGCTGGTCGAACTCAAGCGCGAGTACGCCGAACACATCGACCCCGACCGCGACCCCTACGAGGTCCTGTTCGAGGAGTACGAGCCGTACCTCGGCGTGGACACCGCCGAGCGCGTCCTCGACCGACTCCGCGACGAGCTAGTCCCGCTGGTCGAGGCGGTCCGGGAGTCGGACGCCGACCTCGCGACCGACACCTTCGACGGGGAGTTCGACACCGACACGCAGGAAGACCTCGCGCGCGACGTGCTGGACACGCTGGGCTACGATTGGGACCACGGCCGTCTGGACACCGCGCCCCACCCCTTCTCGTCGGGCAACCAGTTCGACGCCCGCGTCACGACGCGCTTCTCGCCCGACGAACCCCTCGGCGCGCTGATGGCGACGGTCCACGAGTTCGGTCACGCGACCTACACCCTCGGCCTGCCCCGCGAGGAGTACGGCACGCCGCTGGGCGAGTCCCGCGACATGACCGTCCACGAGTCCCAGTCGCGCCTCTGGGAGAACCACGTCGGGCGCTCGCGGGCGTTCTGGGAGCGGTTCCTGCCGAAAGTCAAGGACCGATTCCCCGAGAAGCTGGCCGACGCCAGCGTGGACGACGTGTACGAGGCGGCCAACGAGGTCTACGAGGACAACCTCATCCGGGTCGAGGCGGACGAACTCACCTACCACATGCACATCATCGTCCGCTTCGAAATCGAGCGCGACCTGATTCGGGGCGACCTCGACGTGGAGGACGTGCCCGAGGTCTGGAACGACAAGTACGAGGAGTACCTCGGCGTCCGTCCCGACTCCGACGCCGAGGGCTGTCTGCAGGACATCCACTGGAGCCACGGCGACTTCGGCTACTTCCCGACCTACTCGCTCGGGAGCGTGCTGGCGTCCCAACTGTACGCTAGCGCCGACGACGAAATCGAGAATCTGGACGAGAAAATCGCGGAGGGCGACTTCGAGGACCTCCACGACTGGCTGACCGAGAACGTCCACCAGCACGGCTCGCGGTACACCACCGACGAACTGATTCGGCAGGCCACGGGAGAAGAGTACACCGCCGACTACTTCCTCGACTACGTGAAGTCGAAGTACGGCGAACTGTACGAACTGGACGACTACCAGTAG
- a CDS encoding preprotein translocase subunit SecD family protein: protein MPSRRQVLAAGCLALVGSSGCAQIRRAVSAGDAGGEATTDDESTADSETTDTGTETKTSAASPEEFRIAVADGESEENGKSEEGDDETELVTGADVASVGEVEQARGGGYQLAVELTDEGTAAFADGLESVGAFETPTAHVIRTYFEGEMLTEATLGPGLASEIESGEWSGEFLFRVSERAAVEEVRAALDGN, encoded by the coding sequence ATGCCCTCTCGAAGACAGGTCCTCGCGGCGGGGTGTCTCGCGCTGGTCGGGAGTTCCGGATGCGCGCAGATTCGGCGAGCGGTCTCGGCCGGAGACGCCGGTGGCGAGGCGACGACGGACGACGAGTCCACCGCGGATTCTGAGACCACCGACACGGGAACCGAGACGAAAACGAGCGCGGCGTCGCCCGAGGAGTTCCGAATCGCGGTCGCGGACGGCGAGAGCGAGGAGAACGGCAAGAGCGAGGAGGGCGACGACGAGACGGAACTCGTCACGGGCGCGGACGTGGCCTCCGTGGGCGAGGTCGAACAGGCCAGAGGCGGCGGCTACCAGTTGGCCGTCGAACTGACCGACGAGGGGACCGCGGCGTTCGCCGACGGCCTCGAATCGGTCGGCGCGTTCGAGACTCCTACTGCCCACGTCATCCGGACGTACTTCGAGGGCGAGATGCTCACGGAGGCGACCCTCGGGCCGGGGCTGGCGAGCGAAATCGAGTCCGGCGAGTGGAGCGGCGAGTTCCTGTTTCGGGTCTCGGAGCGCGCGGCGGTGGAAGAAGTGAGAGCCGCGTTAGATGGGAACTGA
- a CDS encoding WD40/YVTN/BNR-like repeat-containing protein: MEAPNRADGFGPYFKRYTKTWQHAVATAALTAFGMLTFVDKLFAIVAISAYVLPPLVLYARRSPAERAPSSDAEEAPTADETPTTDETPTAADESPTTEADGTPDDERTPSPTPDDEESTAAEAPTPDWEAATVPTDAALLDAAVTGDGAYAVGAGGVVVGDDGEGWTELLADGPRAGSNALRGVAAVEEGGVWVAGENGALGRLDPATGRHVDYSAPDGDSSNLVDVAAAGSGGAESAGDETLLVVNGSGEVRRGRYRNGDLKWADPTTPGSGSSLAGVALADESAGYACDTSQSVFETTDGGRSFEEVGVDADGTLTDVATTGPGACAVSADDGVIHRYDGDRWTPERLADEPILAVALGGERGLACGEGGAYEREGAGGWERETTPAMGALRSVALGVSRAVAVGEDGTVVERGIGSGT; this comes from the coding sequence ATGGAAGCACCGAACCGCGCCGACGGGTTCGGCCCGTACTTCAAGCGGTACACCAAGACGTGGCAACACGCGGTCGCGACCGCCGCGCTCACGGCGTTCGGGATGCTGACGTTCGTGGACAAGCTATTCGCCATTGTCGCTATCTCCGCGTACGTCCTGCCGCCGCTGGTGCTGTACGCGCGGCGGTCCCCGGCCGAGCGAGCGCCGTCGTCGGACGCCGAGGAGGCCCCCACTGCCGACGAAACCCCGACTACCGACGAGACCCCGACCGCCGCCGACGAGTCACCGACGACGGAGGCCGACGGGACGCCCGACGACGAGCGAACCCCGAGCCCGACCCCGGACGACGAGGAGTCCACGGCCGCGGAGGCTCCGACGCCCGACTGGGAGGCGGCGACGGTGCCGACCGACGCGGCGCTCCTCGACGCGGCGGTGACGGGCGACGGCGCGTACGCGGTCGGCGCGGGCGGAGTCGTCGTCGGCGACGACGGCGAGGGCTGGACCGAACTGCTGGCCGACGGCCCGCGCGCCGGGTCGAACGCGCTCCGAGGAGTCGCCGCGGTCGAAGAGGGCGGCGTCTGGGTCGCGGGCGAGAACGGTGCCCTCGGGCGACTCGACCCCGCGACCGGGCGGCACGTCGATTACTCCGCGCCGGACGGCGACTCCTCGAATCTCGTGGACGTGGCCGCGGCCGGGTCCGGTGGGGCCGAGTCGGCGGGCGACGAGACCCTCCTCGTCGTGAACGGGTCGGGCGAGGTCCGGCGCGGGCGGTACCGTAACGGCGACCTGAAGTGGGCCGACCCGACGACGCCGGGGAGCGGGTCGAGTCTGGCCGGGGTCGCGCTCGCCGACGAGTCGGCGGGCTACGCCTGCGACACGAGCCAGTCGGTCTTCGAGACGACCGACGGCGGCCGGAGTTTCGAGGAGGTCGGCGTGGACGCCGACGGCACGCTGACCGACGTGGCGACGACCGGCCCCGGAGCGTGCGCGGTCAGCGCCGACGACGGCGTGATCCACCGGTACGACGGCGACCGGTGGACGCCCGAGCGACTGGCCGACGAGCCGATTCTGGCGGTCGCGCTCGGCGGCGAGCGCGGCCTCGCGTGCGGCGAGGGCGGCGCGTACGAGCGCGAGGGCGCTGGCGGGTGGGAGCGCGAGACGACGCCAGCGATGGGGGCGCTCCGGAGCGTCGCGCTCGGCGTGTCGAGGGCGGTCGCGGTCGGCGAGGACGGGACCGTGGTCGAGCGCGGCATCGGGTCGGGAACCTAA